The DNA sequence CGCGGCGAGGAAGCGCAGCCGCAGCCGGGTGCGCCAGTCTCGACCCGCCGCATCCGCTTCGGCGCGGCCGGCGGCTGACGCGATCTCGGCCACGACGGCGTCGACGAGCCCGTCGAGCAGGCCCTCCTTGCCGGGCAGGTGGTGATAGAGCGACATCGCCTCGACGCCGATCTCCGCGGCCAGCCGGCGCATCGTCAGCGCCGCCATCCCTTCGGTGTCCACCAGGGCGATCGCCGTGGCCAGGGCCTCCTCGCGGCTCAACGGCGCCCGGCGCTTCTTCGCTCCCATCCGGCTTCCCATCTTCCCTTGACCTTACAGCGTATGGTTACCTTACGACGTAAGGCAGGCCGGTCACCCACCCCACAGGAGCCCGCCATGCACCCGCTGATCCGCACCGCCCGGACGACCGGGCTGCTCTACCTCGGGCTCGCCGTCGCCGGCGCCCTGGGGTTCCTCACGATCCGCCCCATGATCTTCGACGCGGGTGACGCCGGCGCGACCCTCGCCCATCTGGTGGCGCACGAGTTGCTGGCGCGCGTCGGTGTCGCCCTCGAACTGCTGGTCGTCCTCACCCAGGCGCTCACCGCGATCTGGTTCCATCGCCTGTTCCGGACGGTCGACAGCCTCGCGGCCGGCAGCATCGCCGCGTTCGGCCTCGTCAACGCCGTCGCCGTCCTCGGCAGCGCCGCCATGCTCGCGACCGCCGTCCAGGTCGCGACCGGCGGGCCTGGCACCCGCCGCCGCCGTGCAGACGCTCTATCTCGTCAGCGGGAACCTGTGGGAGGCGGGCGGCATCTTCTTCGGCCTCTGGCTGGTGCCGATGGGCTGGTGCGTGCTCCGCTCGGGCTGGCTGCCCCGTCCGCTCGGCTGGGTCCTCGCCGTCGGGGGTGTCGGCTACGTGCTCAAGACGTTCGTCACCTACCTCGCCCCCGGTGCGGGGATCGTCGGCGACCTGCTGGTGGTCCCCGCCACCGTGGGCGAGTTCTGGATGCTCGGCTACCTGATCGTCGTCGGCCTTCGAAAGCGGGCGCTCAACGGAGATGACCGCGGTTGAGCGGGGCCCCCTGCTCTGCGGAATGCGTTAACAGGGGGCCCCTCCTTCAGCCGTTGACGCAGCGCAGCACCGGGCGGCGCGTCAGCGCCGCCCGGTCGAGCGGGGCGGCGGCGCGCACCGTGAACCCCGCGCTCTCCCCCGGCAGCAGCGTGACCAGCGCGGTGTCGACCTGCGCGGACGGGTCCAGCCGGTCGGGAAAGAGCGTCAGGTCGCGCAGCAGGGTCCGGGCGGTCACCCGGACCCGCTGGCCGCCGTCCGCCGGCTCGACGGTCGCGTCCCACTCCGCCGTCGGCCACTGGATGTCGCGGTCCTCGGCGAAGAACCACAGCGCCCGCTCCGCGGTGTCACCGGCGTCCGCGACGAGCAGCTCGCGGCGGGCCTCGTCCGGCCGTGCCAGCTCCGCCGGCAGCGCCAGCACCACCGAGGAGTACGCCGGGACGTCGAGGTCGACCGAGGTCTTCGCCCTCGGCTCCCCGGCGAGGGTGAGCCGGGTGACCGTGACCGGCCCGGTCCACGGCTGCGCGGTCTCGTTGACCGCGACCACCGCCAGCCCGCCGTCGCGCGGCTGCACGGTGAGCAGCCGGTCCGCGTAGGCGCGGCGTAGCGCGTACCACAGGGGTTTGCGCCGGCCGTCGCCGTCGACGGCGGCCCAGGAGGTGACCGGCCAGCAGTCGTTGAGCTGCCAGACGATGGTGCCCGTGCAGACCGGCCGGTGGGACCGGAAGTGCTCGACGCCGAGCTGGATGGCGCGGGCCTGGTTGAGCTGGGTGTAGTAGTGCCAGTCGTCGAAGTCGGCGGGGGGCGGCAGGTGCGCGTCCAGCCCGCGTTGGAGTTTCCGGTCCCCGTCGGTCGCCTTCTGGTGGTGGGTCATGCCCGGCGAGTCGTGCGCGAGCGGCTCGTCGGAGATGGACCGGCGCAGCGTCGCGTACGCGGGTGGGGCCTGGTAGCCGAACTCGGCGACGAAGCGCGGCACGTACTCGCGATATTTGGTGTAGTCGTCGTCGTTCCAGACGTCCCAGATGTGCATGGTGCCGTGCGCCGGGTCGTTGGGGTGCCTGTCCTCGGTGCCGGACCAGGGGCTGCCCGGCCAGTACGGGACGGTCGGGTCCAGCTCGCCGACGACCGAGGGCAGCAGCTCCAGGTAGTAGCCGCGCCCCCAGGTGCGGCCGGCGAGCGGCTCCTGCCAGTCCCAGTCGTGCCAGCCCCAGATGTTCTCGTTGTTGCCGGTCCAGAGCACCAGCGACGGGTGGCCGGCGAGCCGGGTCACCTGTTCCCGCGCCTCGGCCTCGACCTCGGTGCGGAACGGCTCCTCCTCCGGGTACGCCGCGCAGGCGAACAGGAAGTCCTGCTGCACCAGGAGCCCCAGCTCGTCGGCCAGCTCGTAGAAGTCGTCCGACTCGTACCGGCCGCCGCCCCAGATGCGCAGCAGGTTGACGTTCGCCCCGACCGCCTGGTCGAACCGTTCGGCCAGGCGTGCCCGGGTGACCCGATTGGGGAAAGCGTCGTCGGGAATCCAGTTGACGCCCTTGACGAAGATCGGCAGGTCGTTGACGTGCAGCGTGAACGGGGTGCCGTGGGCGTCCGGCGTGGTGTCCAGGCGGACCGTGCGGAAACCGATCCGGCGGGACGCGGCGTCGAGGTCCCGGCCGTCGGCGGCGTGCAGCGTGACGTGGAGCTCGTGCAGCGGCTGGTCGCCGTACCCGACCGGCCACCAGAGCGCCGGGTCGGGAACGGTGAGCGCCAGCACGGCGGCGTGCTCCCCCGCCGGCACGGTGACCTCGGCGGTGACGCCGGCGACGTCGGCGCGTACGGTCAGCGGCTCGTCGCCGGCCCGCTCCAGGTCGACGTGCAGCTCCACCCGGCCGACGCCGTCGTCCACGGTGACCAGCGGCCTTACCGACGCGAGCCGGGCGGTGGACCAGGCGTGCAGGGCGATCTCCTGCCAGATGCCGGCGGTGACCACTGTCGGTCCCCAGTCCCAGCCGAAGTTGCAGGCGGTCTTGCGGATGAACTGGAACGGCTCCGGGTACGCGTTGGGCCGGTCGCCGAGCCGGTCCCGGTGCGCCTCCGCGTAGCGGTAC is a window from the Micromonospora sp. DSM 45708 genome containing:
- a CDS encoding DUF4386 domain-containing protein is translated as MQTLYLVSGNLWEAGGIFFGLWLVPMGWCVLRSGWLPRPLGWVLAVGGVGYVLKTFVTYLAPGAGIVGDLLVVPATVGEFWMLGYLIVVGLRKRALNGDDRG
- a CDS encoding glycoside hydrolase family 2 protein, with the protein product MSRPTLLHEGWTLRAESGPQVPPEIAGTEVPATVPGCVHTDLLAAGLIPDPYLDDNENRLLWIGRTDWVYQTTFPWQPGEDDRVDLVCAGLDTVATVTLNGTQIGRTENQHRSYRFDVRSLLRPGDNTLAVRFDSPYRYAEAHRDRLGDRPNAYPEPFQFIRKTACNFGWDWGPTVVTAGIWQEIALHAWSTARLASVRPLVTVDDGVGRVELHVDLERAGDEPLTVRADVAGVTAEVTVPAGEHAAVLALTVPDPALWWPVGYGDQPLHELHVTLHAADGRDLDAASRRIGFRTVRLDTTPDAHGTPFTLHVNDLPIFVKGVNWIPDDAFPNRVTRARLAERFDQAVGANVNLLRIWGGGRYESDDFYELADELGLLVQQDFLFACAAYPEEEPFRTEVEAEAREQVTRLAGHPSLVLWTGNNENIWGWHDWDWQEPLAGRTWGRGYYLELLPSVVGELDPTVPYWPGSPWSGTEDRHPNDPAHGTMHIWDVWNDDDYTKYREYVPRFVAEFGYQAPPAYATLRRSISDEPLAHDSPGMTHHQKATDGDRKLQRGLDAHLPPPADFDDWHYYTQLNQARAIQLGVEHFRSHRPVCTGTIVWQLNDCWPVTSWAAVDGDGRRKPLWYALRRAYADRLLTVQPRDGGLAVVAVNETAQPWTGPVTVTRLTLAGEPRAKTSVDLDVPAYSSVVLALPAELARPDEARRELLVADAGDTAERALWFFAEDRDIQWPTAEWDATVEPADGGQRVRVTARTLLRDLTLFPDRLDPSAQVDTALVTLLPGESAGFTVRAAAPLDRAALTRRPVLRCVNG